The genome window TTGCTACAGAGCATTTGATAGTGACAAATGTCGCTACTGAGTTACTGGGCACTCTTCTTTGCACTTCAAACTTTTTCTAAATTTGCTCCAAGACAATAGTAAAAAATAATGTCTAGACTGCTCACTTGTGACCTCATGCATGTAATTTCATCAGAGCACGAGGTCTTTGCTGCTTGATATTAAGATTGTGTATCCCCAAAACTCTTGTCAATGCCAAACTGACAAAATAATGGCAAAGTGGGCCACCAACTGCCATGAAAAATGGACATCTATTGGGCATATTACAGAGCTACACTCTAACTGGCACTGCCCTAATTGAAGATCAAAGAAGTGACCTCCAAACACAAAGGAAACTGGTGACACAACACTCACAAATTTGTTCATGTATTTTGGGACGGCATGTTCCCTAGGTTTGACCCATCTCTTGTAGCCGAATGGTGTGTACTTGGGTTCTGCCGGATGCTCATCCTTCAAACCGGTCTCAAGTTCAGTCAGCGCCTCTTTCCGCTCCTTCAGCACAGCTTGCAGGTTTTCCATGGAAACCTCCACCTGGTAGAGTGAGCACAAGGAAAGGAAGCatctttttcaaaaatttctCTTCTGTCAGATACTGTCAGATCTATCAATCTAGTCATATTTATCTACATGTAGTCTCATCTTTGTACATCTGTATGAATATAATGGTGCATCCTCACATTATCCATATAAAGATGGAGatcataaaaggaagaaaaatatgcATAAGGCCAACTTTGGCTATAAAACCTTCACAGGCTTCAaagtttttaaatttttttaatgttttccttGCAATGAAGTAGGCCAATTATAAATGGATTCAAAGCTTAAGATCTGATGCATTCATACAATATCTGTCAAAAACCACAAAaattatactgtaaaacgaggaatgttcgcgtgcattttaatttcgcgaatttcgcgagtgcggagattcacgaaattaaaatgcatgcgaaagttcatttctacactatatgcgttaaatgccagtggcagttcgcgaaaatttcatgccgcaaaaaaggccgtcggctccaattcacgaaaaattcatgccacgaatatatcatgttttacagtattcacatCATTTTCACAACATGATATCAAGGCTTTTGTGATTACCCTTCACATGTGTTCCCCTTGTTTATACTCAGAAAAATGGGTTCAGTGTGAAAGGTTTACTGGGATAAACTAAAACATGTGACCTATCATGTGTTTGAAAGTGAAAGATAAGTGTGCTGTCCTGGATGACTATCTATGAACACAACGATGGGAGACATACCAATGTGTAGAAATGGAGTGTGGGTGACACAATTTGGTTTGTGTTGACCACTTTATCCCCTCCCACGCCGCACATTACTCAGCCCTGTTTGATCTGCCTCTAGCATATAGTGGTGAAAAGGATCCACAATAACCTCAGTCTTGTGGCAATCAACAATACTTCCTTTATCTGTATCAATAATGGCACAAATGCCTAAGCATGGGGACCACAAAAAATTCTTGACAAGGGCAACCTTCTGTCACTCCATTCCAGGCTGTTTGATGACAAAGTGACCAATAATCTCAGCTCTTTTTCTCCTCAACAAACACTATGCTTTGAGTTGCACATTGCTCATTCTCTCAAATCATTTCGCCCAAAATGTGGGAACTAAAATTTACTTGACCTCTTAAGTACCAATAGTTTCAAACTGCTTGTCCAGTAATACCTATCATGTATATAAGTATCTGTGATGGTAACTATGTTGTAATTGGTTTTAATCAAAAGCAGAATATGTCGTGCATTTGTAGAGATCATGTCATAATCATATATGTCTGGTATTCCTTGCCATGACAGGCAAGCCTGACCTTGCTGATCCTCTCGGGATTAGGGAGGAACTTCTCTTGTCTGTCCGCCTCAGCCTGCATGGTGAGTAGCATGTTGCGCTCCTTGAGCAAGACATACCAGAGCTTGTGAAGGGTGACATAGTCCTTTAACCTCAGCTCATCTTTGCTCCACGCCCGACCtgagtaaaacaaaatatttcttttcaccgatatatatattttttgacatatttttgtctttttgtgtgtgtgtatgtgttgatTTTTCCCTTGATTTTTCTTTGACATATTTTTATGGCAATGTAGATTTTAGTTTGATAGCACAAATGGTGAATCATATAAATGGATTCAAATGTCTACAGAAATCTGAAATACCAGTAACTTGATGCAAGGACTCATTCCATCAAAGAAATCAAGAGAAAAGGGGCAGGAATTTCATATGAAAAATGCCATGCATAGACTTATCACCACTTCTGTCAAGACCATACCTAATGTAATGAAATCATggtatacgtgtacatgtatgcaattgCTCTCcataaataagcaaaaaatcatatcaaaatgtgcatctattgattcaaattttgaggcatgaaattaacttattttaatgaaatatgtgAGAAGTCTTTAATACAGAAAACAGATGCATTTTCAGCTCTACATCAATGTATGTTTCGCCAGTAGAGCTTCAGACATGAGCCTTTGGACATTGGACACAAAAGGATTTGTAAACAtgtttgcaattcaattcaTAAATGCTATTAGTGAATATTGCCACACCGTGAGGTTTGCAGCCGTAAATTCTTTATGACTGGTCAGTTACAGAACCGTGTTCCTGAATACTTTGATTTTAAGATATTCAGAGATACAGTTCTGCATTCACTCTTGCAGCCCATATCTGGTAGCCTGATTTTAGCAGCTCCAAGTAAAGCTTGCATAGGTCACAGCCACATACTGTATGTTCCAGTGTGCTAGATAGGGTGGCAGTAACAACATGAAGTGCCAATTACACCCTAGTTGTGGAAATGACTGAGCATTGATATAATTGTTACAGACATGAAACAGTCTGAAAAAGATATGTCATTGTCAACATTCTACCATCCACTGATATCTTTGAATAAACACCATAGGGAATGCGAGtgaatgagagagggagagagcaagTAATTACCTGCTTTGACTGTAGGCTGACCCCagtttttttcatcatcaaagAATTCCTCCAGCCCTCGCAAAGTTGCTGATGAGTGGAACATTGACACGACAGCTGGCCTACTTGAGGGCTGCCTGGATAGCAGGTCTGGATTGCAAACTGATTTGATGGTTGTACAGCTGTCACTGCGTCTGAAGAACAACAAATTCAATGGCAAAAAATATATCTTCAGTGTTTTGATACACAGTTCTGTACATGTAAAACACAACATGTACATTACCTCACAGGCTACAAATTCAAACTTACAGTACCTGACCTAGATTTACTAACATTAGGGATGCCAACCAGCATtgtaacacacattttttgAGGGCTGACAAGGCATATCTTTGGTCTTTggtgaaaaacatttttttaccCCAGTGAATTGACGAGGGACCAAACTTCCTGTGCAACGTAAGTACTAGGTATATTCAAAtctaaaataaatcaaatttgaaggaaaaaacaCCATGTATGAGACACCAAATTCTTACATCTGCAGCCCAAACATGCTTTGTGTTCCGGCTGGTTGCAGCAAACTGTGTAGCTGTACACATGTAAATAAACTCACGGCATGGCACCCACAGGCACCAAGGTTCAaccggggtcatcccactagatcgacacccacgagtcatacagcccacaagttcgacattgaaaacaggccCACGGGTcatagggtaacatccccagtattcggtcacttactGGGgtttttttgcagtatttttcaaactaaattaatacatacatacatcatatctacagctaccggtatgtatgtgaaatatatcaaatttctttaatctcaactttcattttgttaaatatctcacagaattgcacaaaatcccgaaatatttcaccttgaaaattccccagtatacggtcaccggcaccagtattcggtcacgtgatgtgcgcgttcaaagtcaatgtgtgttcaaggcagctgaaaaatgcgcgcgcgcgctaccttgttggcgcaaaattgcattgGGGACGTTGCAACGACCGTTAGTGTCCGAATACTGGGGCCCTGGCACTTGCATttaacccttgtacattgggacactgtatcggcacgtatggatattttgtttttcttttgcgtttttgaggataccattatactccaagcttgcgataagcaaaaGAATCCTGTGAGAGAACAGCGTATTTCTCAattttttagcgctttttcggcaaCCCGTACTCTTAAATCTGGGCCTTACCCGtgcgcgcttttggaaagtagcgccgattctgcacttttgatggtaaaatttgggattttggatggatttttggagggggctataaagggagtttcctgttgcgaatgagtgtgcaagtatgtgaattaatgtgatttgcgtgtgttgtgacagttgaacttactgggtggtgactagtgataagtgactgAATACCGGGGGCTGActgaatactggtgcccttaccctacagctcacgagtcatacaactgaaagcccatgagtttgacactaggcaaataaagcccacgagttcgaaaGATACAACAACACAGGGCTTAATGTGTCAGTCTCATGGGCCTTGGCCTTGTTGAATGTTAgctttagtgtcgaactaatgagctgtatgacttgtgagctgtatgaccaTAACTCATGGGCCGTATAAccgtatgacttgtgagctgtaatGCCTAGGTATAagtcgtgggtgtcggtctggTGACGTGCACCCGGTTTGACCTCGCATGCGTGCCAAGGTTCGACCGTGCGCAAACACTGGCAAATAAAAGCATATGTCACGTGACAGGTTTCTACAATCTACAtgtagcactagcactagcaggCAGTCTAATTTTTGACAGTCTTGTGGTTTAATTATGGGTGGCTTGCGTTATGACTATGTTACTCATTCTAATTCTTTCACAGGACAGCAGTGGATTAAGGCCTCAcacacagtctgcaagaatcttcagctttCTTTAATGTTAACACCTGGTTATGAAGGCAGACTTTATACAGCTGTAAATAAGAAGAACCTGTGATGTGTCACGTGACTGTGTACGTAACCAGCTAGTGTAAATTAGATCTAGAAATATTAGAATTCTACTTGAGAAAGAAACAGTCATGTCTACTGTACTAGTACTAGTAATTTTAATGTTTCTAGATCTAACCTTAGGCCCTATATACCGACGCGACGCAACCATAAACAGTGCAGAGTAGTAAGTTTAGTCAAACACAAATACCAtttaacagaaacagaaacagaaacttgTTGGTTAATCGGCAAACATGAATGTCTATAGTTGGGACTACACTGCGACGTAATTTTTCTTCcacatgcacatgcatgcaACGTGTGCATacacatcacacacaaaatCCTTTTGTCAAATTGACTTACACAAACCCGGGAGACAAGCAGGCCAGACCTTTTTGCTTGAACATAACCAGTCCTCTCTTACTTTCTGTGGTGACACTCTGGGTTACCTTCCTTCCAAATAACCCACAAACCATCGCAAGCCTGGACACACATTTTTGTAAGGAGGCCGCCATCTTGCGTAaaccatgtgtgtgtatgactcACCTTAACTcaatcaacaacaaaagaagTAAAGAGTGCTATGACCTTTTGACGGGGATGAAGGGGGAGAGGCAGTTAGTGCTCTATCAGTATCATGTCTTGTGTGAATGGGAAAACAAGTAAGCAACATGATAGGTGGTCGACtgtgacagaaaaagaaaatccctTTTTGAATTGTTGAAATATTACGTCAACACTCCCACTTCTAGTAACCCATTTCTCGCTTTTCCCCCTCTCTGAGCTCTCCCTTGATAGCTGATTTTACGAATGAGGCTCGAAGGCTTTAAAAGTGCCTTATAAATATCCGATCACATGAAGGCCTTAACTTGCTGTCATCGAGTCTCCGTATGGTGAAAAGTTGTCATGAGCACGGACCGCCTCAATGCCaaaagcaacttttttttttgggtcttATTGTTGCGTTTATATACGATGGATCGatagtcataaaaaaaaaacctctataAATTTAGTAAGATTTGTTAAGTCCCATAATAATACTTATTGTATCATTTCTATCCATGACATGTATTTCAATTTACTATCGTG of Diadema setosum chromosome 15, eeDiaSeto1, whole genome shotgun sequence contains these proteins:
- the LOC140238437 gene encoding large ribosomal subunit protein uL29m-like; translated protein: MAASLQKCVSRLAMVCGLFGRKVTQSVTTESKRGLVMFKQKGLACLSPGFVRSDSCTTIKSVCNPDLLSRQPSSRPAVVSMFHSSATLRGLEEFFDDEKNWGQPTVKAGRAWSKDELRLKDYVTLHKLWYVLLKERNMLLTMQAEADRQEKFLPNPERISKVEVSMENLQAVLKERKEALTELETGLKDEHPAEPKYTPFGYKRWVKPREHAVPKYMNKFYATRRTWYDPSMGRYLSLWYEQRIRRAAKEKRKKRRQLQNLKKRFPESDIWENKS